From Amycolatopsis sp. YIM 10, the proteins below share one genomic window:
- a CDS encoding toll/interleukin-1 receptor domain-containing protein → MTQIFLNYRTTDQPYAGAMLDEALSARFGSSAVFFASRSIPLGTSWEQEMFRAVAASTAVLVLIGRGWADAVDEHGARRLDQPDDFVRREILHAFELGKQVIPVLLETTRVPEEKLPPELRKLAGLQEIKIGFRSSKPDIDRLAARLRIQIPELRDAQPPPAENHAGSRVVNAENIDNSFMGDFAISGDFNLGTGRGD, encoded by the coding sequence GTGACCCAGATCTTCCTGAACTACCGGACGACCGACCAGCCGTACGCCGGAGCCATGCTCGACGAGGCGCTGTCCGCGCGCTTCGGATCCTCCGCCGTCTTCTTCGCGTCGAGGTCGATTCCGCTCGGTACCTCCTGGGAACAGGAGATGTTCCGCGCGGTGGCGGCATCGACCGCGGTGCTGGTACTCATCGGCCGCGGCTGGGCGGACGCGGTGGACGAACACGGCGCCCGGCGCCTCGACCAGCCGGACGACTTCGTGCGCCGCGAAATCCTGCACGCTTTCGAATTGGGCAAGCAGGTCATCCCGGTACTGCTGGAAACCACGCGTGTGCCGGAGGAGAAACTGCCGCCCGAACTCCGGAAACTGGCCGGCCTGCAGGAGATCAAGATCGGTTTCCGCAGTTCGAAGCCCGACATCGACCGCCTCGCCGCCAGGCTCCGGATTCAGATCCCCGAACTGCGTGACGCGCAACCGCCACCGGCGGAAAACCACGCCGGCTCCCGGGTGGTGAACGCGGAGAACATCGACAACAGCTTCATGGGCGACTTCGCCATCAGCGG
- a CDS encoding 2-keto-4-pentenoate hydratase, with the protein MPDTALHHALAEDLLAAYVSGEPIPPLVEAHPGLTVADAYAVQLEQVRHWEADGGVVRGHKVGLSSEAARRQLGVDEPDFGHLLDTMFYAEGEPIPTARFLQPRIEPEVAFVLRKPLRGPGVTAEQAADAVDHLLPALELVDSRIRDWRISLVDTVADNASSGAVVLGATPVPLDAIDLAGAPCALHLNDEVIETGDSSAVMGNPLNSLVWIANKLGEMGTALQPGHVILSGSITRVAPVAPGDRVTCTIDGLGAVSAVFS; encoded by the coding sequence ATGCCCGACACCGCCCTGCACCACGCCCTCGCCGAAGACCTGCTCGCCGCCTACGTCTCCGGTGAACCGATCCCGCCGCTCGTCGAGGCCCACCCCGGGCTGACCGTGGCCGACGCCTACGCCGTGCAGCTCGAACAGGTCCGGCACTGGGAGGCCGACGGCGGAGTGGTGCGCGGCCACAAGGTCGGCCTGTCCAGCGAGGCGGCCCGGCGCCAGCTCGGCGTGGACGAACCGGACTTCGGGCACCTGCTCGACACCATGTTCTACGCCGAGGGCGAGCCGATCCCGACCGCGCGCTTCCTGCAGCCGCGGATCGAGCCGGAGGTCGCCTTCGTGCTCCGGAAACCGTTGCGCGGCCCCGGGGTCACCGCCGAGCAGGCCGCCGACGCGGTGGACCACCTGCTGCCCGCGCTGGAACTGGTCGACTCCCGCATCCGCGACTGGCGGATCTCCCTGGTGGACACGGTGGCGGACAACGCATCCTCCGGCGCGGTGGTGCTCGGGGCCACCCCGGTGCCGCTCGACGCGATCGACCTGGCCGGCGCGCCGTGCGCCCTGCACCTCAACGACGAGGTGATCGAGACCGGCGACAGCAGCGCGGTGATGGGCAATCCGCTGAACAGCCTGGTGTGGATCGCCAACAAGCTCGGCGAGATGGGCACCGCGCTACAACCGGGCCACGTGATCCTGTCCGGCTCGATCACCCGCGTCGCCCCGGTGGCCCCCGGCGACCGGGTCACCTGCACCATCGACGGCCTCGGCGCCGTGAGCGCCGTGTTCAGCTAG
- a CDS encoding IclR family transcriptional regulator: MCPAERNDEGATAARLALLLTAFRPGDTALGVSELARRTGLPKSSAHRLIGHLARQGLLERDGTRVRLGLRLFEIGQLAVRQRGLVDAARPYLADLREATRNTVHFAVLEGTEVVYLDVLRGPDAPRLPSRTGGRFPAHATAVGKAILAFSPDSLVDQVIAAGLGRISRRTITAPGLLRRQLAKARTEGVAYEREESVPGVVCVAAPVLDANGTAVAGISLSGWTNRMGTARIGPAVRTASFALSRTLRG, encoded by the coding sequence ATGTGTCCCGCTGAGCGGAACGACGAAGGAGCCACCGCCGCGCGGCTCGCGCTGCTGCTGACCGCGTTCCGTCCCGGCGACACCGCGCTCGGCGTGTCCGAGCTGGCGCGGCGCACCGGCCTGCCCAAATCCAGTGCGCACCGGCTGATCGGGCACCTCGCCCGGCAGGGCCTGCTGGAACGGGACGGCACCCGGGTCCGGCTGGGACTGCGGTTGTTCGAGATCGGCCAGCTCGCGGTCCGGCAGCGCGGACTGGTCGACGCGGCCCGGCCCTATCTCGCCGATCTTCGAGAGGCGACCCGCAACACCGTCCACTTCGCCGTGCTGGAGGGCACCGAGGTGGTCTACCTCGACGTGCTGCGCGGGCCGGACGCGCCACGCCTGCCGTCGCGGACCGGCGGGCGCTTCCCGGCCCACGCCACGGCCGTCGGCAAGGCGATCCTCGCCTTCTCCCCGGACAGCCTGGTGGACCAGGTGATCGCGGCGGGGCTCGGCCGGATCAGCCGCCGCACGATCACCGCGCCCGGCCTGCTCCGGCGCCAGCTCGCCAAGGCGCGGACCGAAGGCGTCGCCTACGAACGCGAGGAGTCGGTGCCGGGAGTGGTCTGCGTGGCGGCGCCGGTGCTCGACGCGAACGGGACCGCGGTCGCCGGGATTTCCTTGTCCGGCTGGACGAACCGGATGGGCACGGCCCGGATCGGCCCCGCCGTCCGGACCGCCTCGTTCGCCCTGTCCCGCACGCTACGCGGCTGA
- a CDS encoding ABC transporter ATP-binding protein, translating into MNVQDEGTTVQPKRRLPRLRVLWSFARPHKGTLALGLFLALLGSGAGLATPMVTKWVLDQLGSSGSLTGPVLALVGLLVVGVLIWTCQWILLGSLGERVVLRARESMVRRFFRATVPAVTSRPTGELVTRVTSDTVLLREAATSSVIALINGVVMLIGTLVLMGMLDLMLLGTTVLAVVVVAILFALLMPAIAKAQERAQDHVGKLGGLLEGALQAIRTVKVSRAEERQATNVLREAESSAAHSIRAVRREAVAWTIAWAGIQIAIIAILGLGAWRVGLGLLEVSSLIAFLLYAFGLMEPIMELSQNVTTLQSGIAAAGRIREVEAMPVETDRTERADRYAEPIQAGPVLLFRGLTAAYGPDAEPAVREIDLAIPRRGHVAIVGPSGAGKTTLFSLVLRFLEPQQGELLLDGRPYHDYTYAQVRERLAYVEQETPIVPGTIRENLLYSHPEATEAELRAVLDEVRLTEKISSLEHGLDTPLSSTSVSGGQRQRIALARAVLRTPEVLLLDEATAQVDGLTEAAIHDCIRRRAATGAVVTIAHRLSTVIDADTIVVMDNGRIRAQGSHEDLLRTDELYRELVEALRIATQDQESAA; encoded by the coding sequence GTGAATGTTCAAGATGAGGGCACAACTGTTCAGCCGAAGAGACGCCTGCCGCGCCTCCGGGTGCTCTGGTCCTTCGCCCGGCCCCACAAGGGCACGCTGGCGCTGGGCCTGTTCCTCGCGCTGCTCGGCTCGGGCGCCGGACTGGCCACGCCGATGGTCACCAAGTGGGTGCTCGACCAGCTCGGTTCGTCCGGCTCGCTCACCGGGCCGGTGCTGGCGCTGGTCGGGTTGCTGGTGGTCGGTGTGCTGATCTGGACCTGTCAGTGGATCCTGCTCGGCTCCCTCGGCGAACGCGTGGTGCTGCGCGCCCGCGAATCGATGGTCCGCCGGTTCTTCCGCGCCACCGTGCCCGCGGTGACCAGCCGCCCGACCGGCGAGCTGGTCACAAGGGTCACCTCCGACACCGTGCTGCTGCGCGAAGCCGCCACCTCGAGCGTGATCGCGCTGATCAACGGGGTGGTGATGCTGATCGGCACGCTGGTCCTGATGGGCATGCTGGACCTGATGCTGCTGGGCACCACGGTGCTGGCCGTGGTGGTCGTGGCGATCCTGTTCGCCCTGCTCATGCCGGCCATCGCCAAGGCGCAGGAACGCGCGCAGGACCACGTGGGCAAGCTCGGCGGGCTGCTGGAGGGCGCGCTGCAGGCGATCCGCACGGTGAAGGTCAGCCGCGCCGAGGAACGCCAGGCCACCAACGTGCTGCGCGAGGCGGAATCCTCGGCGGCACACAGCATTCGCGCGGTCCGCCGCGAGGCGGTGGCGTGGACGATCGCCTGGGCAGGCATCCAGATCGCGATCATCGCCATTCTCGGCCTCGGCGCCTGGCGGGTCGGGCTCGGCCTGCTGGAGGTTTCCAGCCTGATCGCCTTCCTGCTCTACGCCTTCGGCCTGATGGAGCCGATCATGGAGCTGAGCCAGAACGTCACCACGCTGCAGTCCGGGATCGCCGCGGCGGGCCGGATCCGTGAGGTGGAGGCGATGCCGGTCGAGACCGATCGAACCGAGCGTGCCGACCGGTACGCCGAGCCGATCCAGGCCGGGCCGGTGCTGCTGTTCCGCGGGCTCACCGCCGCGTACGGACCGGACGCCGAGCCCGCGGTGCGCGAGATCGACCTGGCCATCCCGCGCCGCGGGCACGTGGCGATCGTCGGTCCGTCCGGTGCGGGCAAGACCACGCTGTTCTCCCTGGTGCTGCGGTTTCTCGAGCCACAGCAAGGAGAACTGCTGCTCGACGGCAGGCCGTACCACGACTACACCTACGCCCAGGTGCGCGAGCGGTTGGCCTACGTCGAGCAGGAGACGCCGATCGTGCCGGGCACCATCCGCGAGAACCTGCTCTACTCCCACCCGGAGGCCACCGAAGCCGAACTGCGAGCGGTGCTCGACGAGGTGCGCCTGACCGAGAAGATCAGCTCACTGGAGCACGGCCTGGACACCCCGCTGTCCTCGACCTCGGTCTCCGGCGGGCAGCGGCAGCGGATCGCGCTGGCGCGGGCGGTGCTGCGCACGCCGGAAGTCCTGCTGCTGGACGAGGCGACCGCGCAGGTGGACGGGCTCACCGAAGCCGCGATCCACGACTGCATCCGCCGCCGCGCGGCCACCGGCGCGGTGGTCACCATCGCGCACCGGCTGTCCACGGTGATCGACGCCGACACGATCGTGGTGATGGACAACGGCCGCATCCGCGCGCAGGGTTCGCACGAGGATCTGCTGCGGACCGACGAGCTGTACCGCGAGCTGGTCGAGGCGCTGCGGATCGCCACGCAGGACCAGGAGTCAGCCGCGTAG
- a CDS encoding helix-turn-helix domain-containing protein gives MTSSAESSGAFGPRLRGYRTGIGISLTEFARRLYYSKGYVSRVETGLQAPSVEFARRCDAELDAGGALAALVPVHEPDAATQPEHDDDGIWTMTMTPDGRTSFTPVRRRDILLGGAAVLAAAGIRRPLPAPVAGQLAHHRELLESARGLGQVTPAAHVLPMVVGQAQALRGLAREGIARAEVGVLSARVAEFAGWMAQEAGDNDGAAWWIARSIKIARETDDRQTLAYAYVRRALLSMYQGDARTTVELARQAQKEPDTPPRILGLAAQREAQGHALAGDYDRCMRALDVAARQLDLAREKVPEGPTIGTSHVRDPVAVVTGCCLYDLGRPGEAAAVLDRELPRIPASAVRARLRFGVRQALAHAATGDLERACALTASMLEQVATIESATILADVTKLAATFRRWHAHPEVRALDPVFGRVLYRGT, from the coding sequence GTGACTTCCAGTGCGGAGAGCTCCGGAGCGTTCGGGCCGCGACTGCGCGGGTACCGGACGGGTATCGGCATCTCGCTGACCGAGTTCGCCCGCCGCCTCTACTACAGCAAGGGCTACGTCAGCCGCGTCGAGACCGGACTGCAGGCACCGTCGGTCGAGTTCGCCCGGCGGTGCGACGCGGAGTTGGACGCCGGTGGAGCGCTCGCCGCGCTCGTGCCGGTCCACGAACCCGACGCGGCGACCCAGCCCGAGCACGACGACGATGGGATCTGGACGATGACGATGACACCCGACGGCCGGACGTCGTTCACGCCGGTGCGGCGACGGGACATACTGCTCGGCGGTGCTGCCGTGCTCGCCGCCGCCGGCATCCGGCGGCCGCTGCCGGCTCCGGTCGCCGGCCAGCTCGCCCACCACCGCGAACTCCTGGAATCAGCGCGCGGGCTCGGGCAGGTGACCCCGGCGGCCCACGTGCTGCCGATGGTGGTCGGGCAGGCGCAGGCGTTGCGGGGCCTGGCTCGTGAGGGCATCGCGAGGGCGGAGGTCGGCGTGTTGTCGGCCAGGGTCGCCGAGTTCGCCGGCTGGATGGCGCAGGAGGCCGGTGACAACGATGGCGCCGCCTGGTGGATTGCCCGGTCGATCAAGATCGCCCGGGAAACCGATGATCGGCAGACTCTGGCGTATGCCTACGTGCGGCGTGCGCTGCTGAGCATGTACCAAGGCGACGCTCGTACCACGGTGGAACTGGCGCGGCAGGCGCAAAAGGAGCCGGACACGCCGCCACGGATCCTCGGTCTCGCGGCGCAGCGGGAGGCGCAGGGGCACGCGCTCGCCGGGGACTACGACCGGTGCATGCGTGCGCTGGATGTCGCGGCACGCCAGTTGGACCTGGCTCGCGAGAAGGTGCCCGAGGGGCCGACGATCGGGACCTCGCACGTGCGGGATCCGGTCGCTGTGGTCACCGGATGCTGCCTGTACGACCTCGGCAGACCGGGCGAGGCGGCCGCGGTGCTGGACCGCGAGCTCCCGCGTATCCCGGCTTCCGCCGTCCGGGCGCGGCTGCGGTTCGGCGTCCGCCAAGCGCTGGCGCACGCCGCGACCGGCGATCTCGAACGCGCCTGCGCGCTGACGGCATCGATGCTGGAGCAGGTGGCGACCATCGAGTCGGCGACCATTCTCGCCGACGTCACCAAGCTCGCCGCCACGTTCCGGCGTTGGCACGCGCATCCGGAAGTGCGCGCGCTCGACCCCGTGTTCGGGCGGGTCCTGTACCGCGGGACCTAG
- a CDS encoding TetR/AcrR family transcriptional regulator — translation MSEETGTRARTRRAILDAAIAVLNKDSGASLGDVANAAGVGRTTVHRYFPERSDLLTAIGADVLESIELAAVRARLDEGDALEALDRLCQEYFDLGDVMMLLFNNPSLISDEQWEEESDADRALNRLIERGHAEGTIDPAMPATWVNNMIWALLYASWQQTEQYGSSKHTSIGLCLRSLRKTLAA, via the coding sequence ATGAGCGAGGAGACCGGGACCCGGGCCCGCACGCGCCGGGCGATCCTGGACGCGGCGATCGCGGTGCTGAACAAGGACAGCGGCGCGTCACTGGGCGATGTGGCGAACGCGGCCGGGGTCGGCCGGACCACCGTGCACCGCTACTTCCCGGAGCGCTCGGACCTGCTCACCGCGATCGGCGCCGACGTGCTGGAGAGCATCGAACTCGCCGCCGTCCGCGCCCGCCTCGACGAGGGGGACGCACTCGAAGCGCTGGACCGGCTCTGCCAGGAGTACTTCGACCTCGGTGACGTGATGATGCTGCTGTTCAACAACCCCAGCCTGATCAGCGATGAGCAGTGGGAAGAGGAGAGCGACGCCGACCGGGCGCTCAACCGCCTGATCGAACGCGGCCACGCCGAGGGCACCATCGATCCCGCGATGCCGGCCACCTGGGTGAACAACATGATCTGGGCGCTGCTCTACGCGTCGTGGCAGCAGACCGAGCAGTACGGCAGCTCGAAGCACACCTCGATCGGGCTGTGCCTGCGTTCCCTCCGCAAGACACTGGCCGCCTAG